From one Alicyclobacillus acidocaldarius subsp. acidocaldarius Tc-4-1 genomic stretch:
- the argF gene encoding ornithine carbamoyltransferase, producing MAVWDMKNALGRGSSTVVPLGSNYLSVRLQNALWSCHRVMAGKDLLHFSDLSGDDLRNLVHLAELLKEAQKSRFTHTLLAGKTLGMIFDKSSTRTRISFEVGMLQLGGHALFLPGNMLQTGRGEPISDTARVMSRYLDGVMIRTFRQQDVEEFAKYADIPVINGLTDEFHPCQLLADALTILEHKGRLEGITVAFIGDGNNLAHSWLQLAPKLGMNIRVATPPGYQPMQWVVEEAKLHAVQQGTEVLVTTDPERAIEGADVVYTDTWVSMGDEEEAEERLKHFEGYQVNEKLCALAKPDYVFMHCLPAHRGEEVSPDVIDGPHSIIFDQAENRLHAQKAVLAATMADASAFGEDM from the coding sequence GTGGCAGTGTGGGATATGAAGAACGCCCTTGGACGCGGATCGTCGACTGTCGTGCCGCTGGGTTCCAACTATCTGTCGGTTCGGCTGCAGAATGCGCTCTGGTCCTGCCATCGCGTCATGGCGGGCAAGGACCTGCTTCATTTCAGCGATCTGTCCGGTGACGATTTGCGCAATCTCGTGCATCTCGCCGAGTTGCTGAAAGAAGCGCAAAAGTCGCGGTTCACGCACACCCTTCTCGCCGGCAAAACGCTCGGCATGATCTTTGATAAATCGTCGACGCGAACCCGAATCTCGTTTGAGGTCGGCATGTTGCAGCTCGGAGGCCACGCCCTGTTCCTGCCCGGGAACATGCTGCAGACCGGGCGCGGCGAGCCGATCTCCGACACGGCGCGGGTGATGTCGCGTTACCTGGACGGCGTGATGATCCGGACGTTCCGCCAGCAGGACGTCGAGGAGTTCGCCAAGTACGCGGATATTCCTGTGATTAATGGATTGACTGATGAATTCCATCCGTGCCAGCTGCTCGCGGACGCGCTGACCATCCTCGAGCACAAGGGGCGGCTCGAAGGCATTACGGTGGCGTTCATCGGAGACGGCAACAACCTCGCTCATTCCTGGCTGCAGCTCGCGCCGAAGCTCGGCATGAACATCCGCGTGGCGACGCCCCCAGGCTATCAGCCCATGCAGTGGGTCGTCGAAGAGGCGAAGTTGCACGCCGTCCAGCAGGGGACGGAGGTGCTCGTCACGACGGATCCGGAGCGGGCCATCGAGGGCGCGGACGTGGTATACACCGACACTTGGGTGTCGATGGGCGATGAGGAAGAAGCGGAAGAGCGTCTGAAGCACTTCGAGGGGTATCAGGTGAACGAGAAGCTGTGCGCCCTCGCGAAACCGGACTATGTGTTCATGCACTGTCTGCCCGCGCACCGCGGCGAGGAAGTGTCGCCGGACGTGATCGACGGGCCGCACTCCATCATCTTTGATCAGGCGGAAAATCGGCTACACGCGCAGAAGGCGGTGCTCGCCGCCACCATGGCGGATGCCAGCGCGTTTGGGGAGGATATGTGA
- a CDS encoding HAD family hydrolase: protein MFRTILFDVDGVMLSEERYFDASALTVHELLTSPRFLGLSSVSPAFSPAPAEEAIRAIRRDVFRDDAVLEGLKNIGVNANWDMVYFVFVAEWVAALEHAREASAEVVDRARSVLREGFSEASLRAIGEMLREALPGYVIAWKGYDALYEGASSRSDLMERARAALARYAPEADAHALWQVGQETFQEWYLGDAYTGKATGKAGFLTSEYPIVDPAAFAALLADLKAAGVTLGIATGRPEIETRVPLEHFGWLKYFDPARVTNASDVVAAEERAPHARPLSKPHPFSYLRSLMGEADVEKLLQVELPIPGIRGEVLVVGDSIADKLAADRLGASFAAVLTGLEGQAARPKFERLGADFILNDVLELRRELSLAPVE, encoded by the coding sequence ATGTTCAGGACGATTTTGTTCGATGTGGACGGCGTCATGCTGAGCGAGGAGCGGTATTTCGACGCGTCGGCGCTCACCGTGCATGAACTCTTGACGAGCCCGCGATTTCTCGGCCTGTCCTCCGTTTCGCCGGCCTTCTCCCCGGCGCCTGCCGAGGAGGCCATCCGCGCCATTCGCCGCGACGTGTTTCGCGACGATGCGGTTCTCGAGGGCCTGAAGAACATCGGCGTGAATGCCAACTGGGACATGGTGTACTTCGTGTTCGTGGCGGAGTGGGTCGCGGCGCTCGAGCACGCGCGGGAGGCGTCCGCGGAGGTGGTCGATCGCGCCCGGTCCGTTCTCCGGGAGGGCTTTTCGGAGGCCTCGCTTCGCGCCATCGGGGAGATGCTGCGGGAGGCGCTGCCCGGGTACGTGATCGCCTGGAAGGGATACGACGCGCTGTACGAAGGGGCTTCGTCGCGGTCGGATTTGATGGAGCGGGCGCGGGCGGCGCTCGCACGGTATGCCCCGGAGGCCGACGCGCACGCGCTCTGGCAGGTCGGCCAGGAGACGTTCCAGGAGTGGTATCTCGGCGACGCGTACACCGGCAAGGCGACGGGCAAGGCGGGCTTTCTCACGAGCGAATACCCGATTGTCGATCCGGCCGCGTTCGCCGCGCTGCTCGCGGATCTGAAGGCGGCGGGCGTGACGCTCGGCATTGCCACCGGGCGGCCGGAGATTGAGACGCGCGTGCCGCTTGAGCACTTCGGCTGGCTCAAGTATTTCGATCCGGCACGCGTCACGAACGCCTCGGACGTGGTGGCGGCGGAGGAGCGCGCGCCGCACGCGCGGCCGCTGTCCAAGCCGCACCCGTTCTCGTACCTCCGCTCGCTCATGGGCGAAGCGGACGTCGAGAAACTCCTACAGGTCGAGCTTCCCATTCCGGGCATCCGTGGTGAGGTGCTCGTAGTAGGGGATTCCATCGCCGACAAGCTCGCGGCGGACAGGCTCGGCGCCTCGTTTGCCGCCGTGCTGACGGGGCTCGAGGGCCAGGCGGCGCGGCCGAAGTTCGAGCGGCTCGGCGCGGACTTCATCCTGAACGACGTGCTGGAACTGCGCCGGGAGTTGAGCCTCGCGCCTGTGGAGTGA
- a CDS encoding aspartate kinase yields MLVVQKYGGTSVGSTERIRAVADRIARTRAEGHDVVVVVSAMGHTTDELVDLAGAIVDRPDSREMDQLLATGEQVSAALLAMRLISLGVPAKSLTGWQAGIATEPVHGNARVARIDTAALRALLAQGVVPVVTGFQGIADGEVTTLGRGGSDTSAVAIAAALGADLCEIYTDVEGVYTTDPRVVKTAQKLAAISYDEMLELANLGAQVLHPRAVENAKHFGVKLVVRSSFTERDGTQVVAENQLEGRRVVTGIAFERQVARIAVVGVPVEEHALAAIFSALADRGVNVDVIVQSVVDEQAVDVSFTVHESDLDKAEQIVAELQPKIGFKRIEKESPLAKVSIVGAGMISNPGVAAQMFVALRDAKVPIHMVTTSEIKVSCVIPADLVEVAVQALHRAFIEAEAVTPLTHAR; encoded by the coding sequence GTGCTCGTCGTACAGAAATATGGCGGCACGTCCGTGGGATCGACGGAGCGGATCCGGGCCGTGGCGGACCGCATCGCCCGGACCCGCGCCGAGGGGCACGACGTGGTGGTGGTGGTCTCCGCTATGGGCCACACCACCGACGAGTTGGTCGATCTCGCCGGAGCCATCGTGGACAGGCCGGATTCTCGGGAGATGGATCAGCTCCTCGCGACAGGGGAGCAGGTGTCAGCGGCGCTTTTGGCCATGCGGCTCATCTCGCTCGGCGTGCCGGCGAAGTCGCTCACAGGTTGGCAGGCCGGGATTGCCACCGAGCCGGTGCACGGCAACGCCCGCGTGGCGAGAATCGACACGGCGGCGCTGAGGGCGCTTCTGGCGCAGGGCGTCGTGCCGGTGGTGACGGGATTTCAGGGCATTGCGGACGGCGAGGTCACGACGCTCGGGCGCGGCGGATCGGACACCTCGGCCGTGGCCATCGCGGCAGCGCTCGGCGCGGATCTCTGCGAGATCTACACCGACGTCGAAGGCGTGTACACGACGGACCCGCGCGTCGTGAAGACTGCGCAAAAGCTCGCGGCCATCTCGTACGACGAGATGCTCGAGCTCGCCAACCTCGGTGCCCAGGTGCTGCACCCGCGCGCCGTGGAAAACGCCAAGCACTTCGGCGTGAAGCTCGTCGTGAGGTCCAGTTTTACGGAAAGGGATGGGACACAAGTCGTGGCGGAGAATCAGCTGGAAGGCCGCCGGGTAGTCACCGGCATCGCGTTTGAACGCCAGGTGGCGCGCATCGCCGTCGTCGGCGTGCCCGTTGAGGAACACGCGCTTGCGGCCATCTTCTCGGCGCTGGCCGATCGCGGCGTGAACGTGGACGTGATTGTCCAGAGCGTGGTGGACGAGCAGGCGGTGGACGTGTCGTTCACGGTGCACGAGAGCGATCTCGACAAAGCGGAGCAGATTGTGGCGGAGTTGCAGCCCAAGATTGGCTTTAAGCGAATCGAGAAGGAGTCGCCGCTCGCGAAGGTGTCCATCGTGGGCGCGGGCATGATCTCGAACCCGGGCGTGGCGGCGCAGATGTTTGTGGCGCTTCGCGATGCCAAGGTGCCGATTCACATGGTGACCACCTCGGAGATCAAGGTGTCGTGCGTGATTCCGGCCGACTTGGTCGAGGTGGCGGTGCAGGCGCTGCACCGGGCGTTTATCGAGGCGGAAGCCGTGACGCCCTTGACCCATGCGCGATAG
- the serC gene encoding 3-phosphoserine/phosphohydroxythreonine transaminase, which translates to MRRVDNFNPGPAALPLEVLEQLREELIDFRGAGMSVMEMSHRSKEYEAIHNEAQARLRRLLGIPDDYRVLFLQGGASLQFAMIPMNFLRAGHRALYVLTGAWSEKARDEAVRFGEIAVNDWATKGGYRDIPEAIPEDDGSFRYVHITSNNTIYGTQWPALPKTASPLVADMSSDILSRPIEVSDFALIYAGAQKNLGPSGVTVVIAKDAFLAEANSDLPAMLRYSTHVKSNSLYNTPPTFAIYVMERVLAWVEEMGGLAAVAERNRKKAALVYEAIDGHPHLYLGHAEKRARSQMNVTFRLPSEELERAFLSEAAEKGFVGLKGHRSVGGCRVSLYNAVPIEAAERLAQFMDDFARRH; encoded by the coding sequence GTGAGGCGGGTGGACAACTTCAATCCGGGCCCGGCGGCGCTGCCGCTCGAGGTGTTGGAGCAGCTGCGCGAGGAGCTCATCGACTTCCGGGGCGCGGGCATGAGCGTCATGGAGATGAGCCACCGCAGCAAGGAGTACGAGGCCATTCACAACGAGGCGCAGGCGCGGCTTCGGCGACTGCTCGGTATTCCCGACGATTACCGCGTGCTCTTTCTACAGGGCGGCGCGAGCCTGCAGTTCGCCATGATCCCGATGAACTTTTTGCGCGCAGGCCATCGCGCCCTGTACGTGCTGACCGGCGCGTGGTCAGAAAAGGCGCGGGACGAGGCGGTGCGATTCGGCGAGATTGCCGTGAACGACTGGGCGACGAAGGGCGGCTATCGGGACATCCCCGAGGCGATTCCGGAGGACGACGGCTCGTTCCGCTACGTGCACATCACGTCGAACAACACCATCTACGGCACGCAGTGGCCTGCGCTGCCGAAGACCGCCTCCCCGCTTGTGGCGGACATGTCGAGCGACATCCTCTCGCGGCCGATTGAGGTGTCGGATTTTGCGCTCATCTACGCGGGCGCGCAGAAGAATCTCGGGCCGTCGGGGGTCACCGTCGTGATCGCGAAGGACGCGTTTTTGGCGGAGGCCAACTCGGATCTGCCCGCGATGTTGCGCTACAGCACGCACGTGAAGTCGAACTCACTCTACAACACGCCGCCCACGTTTGCCATCTACGTGATGGAGCGGGTGCTCGCGTGGGTGGAAGAGATGGGCGGGCTCGCGGCCGTGGCGGAGCGCAACCGGAAGAAGGCAGCGCTCGTGTACGAGGCCATCGATGGTCATCCGCACCTGTACCTCGGCCACGCCGAGAAGCGGGCGAGATCGCAGATGAACGTGACGTTCCGGCTCCCGAGTGAGGAGTTGGAGCGCGCGTTCTTGAGCGAGGCCGCGGAGAAGGGGTTTGTGGGCCTGAAAGGCCATCGGAGCGTGGGGGGCTGCCGCGTGTCGCTGTACAACGCGGTGCCCATCGAGGCCGCGGAGCGGCTCGCGCAGTTCATGGACGACTTTGCCCGCCGGCATTGA
- the argH gene encoding argininosuccinate lyase gives MKLWGGRFNEDTNQLVLEYTASISFDKRLLPYDIRGSIAHARMLGQTGILAPHEARAIIDGLESLLADYEAGKLEFRLEDEDVHMNVERLLTERIGDVAKKLHTARSRNDQVALDMHLWARDAVDELLAGVKRLERALLSAAERHLDVIVPGFTHLQRAQPVLFAHHLLAYVWMLVRDERRLLALKDEIDMMPLGAAALAGTTFPIDREMVAEELGFTRLYENSMDAVSDRDYLLGLLFNCATLMTHLSRLAEEMVLWSSEEFGWIELSDAYATGSSIMPQKKNPDVPELVRGKTGRVYGHLMGLLTVLKGLPLAYNKDLQEDKEGAFDAVDTVVPALELMAGTVETMKVRRERLQHAFARDFSNATDLADYLVRKGLPFREAHEVVGRLVSDALAKGTNLAGLSLEEMQARSPLIDEDAYEALDIARVVEARQSRGGTAPSAVRLQLVLAKEAVEGQG, from the coding sequence ATGAAGCTTTGGGGCGGACGCTTCAACGAAGACACGAACCAGCTTGTGCTCGAGTACACGGCGTCCATCTCGTTCGACAAGCGCCTGTTGCCCTACGATATCCGCGGTTCCATCGCGCACGCGAGGATGCTCGGCCAGACCGGCATCCTCGCGCCGCATGAGGCGCGCGCCATCATCGACGGGCTCGAATCGCTGCTCGCGGACTACGAGGCGGGCAAGCTCGAGTTTCGCCTCGAGGATGAGGACGTGCACATGAATGTCGAACGGCTGCTCACGGAGCGCATTGGCGACGTCGCGAAGAAGCTTCACACGGCGCGGAGCCGGAACGATCAGGTGGCGCTCGACATGCACCTGTGGGCTCGCGACGCGGTGGACGAGCTTTTGGCGGGGGTCAAGCGCCTCGAGCGCGCGCTGCTTAGCGCGGCCGAACGCCATTTGGACGTGATTGTGCCTGGATTCACGCACCTGCAGCGGGCCCAGCCCGTGCTCTTCGCCCATCACCTCCTGGCGTACGTGTGGATGCTGGTGCGCGATGAGCGGCGACTGCTGGCGCTGAAGGACGAGATCGACATGATGCCCCTTGGCGCCGCGGCGCTCGCGGGCACGACGTTTCCCATCGACCGGGAGATGGTTGCGGAAGAGCTGGGCTTTACGCGGCTCTACGAAAACTCGATGGATGCGGTCTCGGATCGGGACTATCTGCTGGGCCTACTCTTCAACTGCGCGACCCTGATGACGCACCTATCCCGCCTCGCGGAGGAGATGGTGCTCTGGTCGAGCGAGGAGTTTGGCTGGATTGAACTTTCGGATGCCTACGCGACGGGTTCGAGCATCATGCCGCAGAAGAAAAACCCGGACGTGCCGGAGTTGGTGCGCGGGAAGACGGGCCGTGTGTACGGGCACCTCATGGGCCTCCTGACCGTCCTCAAGGGCTTGCCGCTTGCGTACAACAAGGACCTGCAGGAAGACAAGGAAGGCGCCTTCGACGCGGTCGACACGGTAGTGCCGGCGCTCGAACTCATGGCGGGCACGGTCGAGACGATGAAGGTGCGCCGAGAAAGGCTTCAGCACGCGTTCGCGCGCGATTTCTCGAACGCGACCGATCTCGCCGACTACTTGGTGCGCAAGGGGCTTCCGTTCCGGGAGGCCCACGAGGTGGTCGGCCGGCTCGTGTCGGACGCGCTCGCGAAGGGGACGAATCTGGCGGGATTGTCCCTCGAAGAGATGCAAGCGAGATCGCCTTTGATTGACGAGGACGCGTACGAGGCGCTCGATATCGCGCGCGTCGTGGAGGCTCGCCAGTCGCGCGGCGGCACTGCGCCGTCTGCGGTGCGGTTGCAGCTCGTGCTCGCCAAGGAGGCCGTCGAAGGGCAAGGCTGA
- the serA gene encoding phosphoglycerate dehydrogenase encodes MATKILVTDDISQAGIDILSGLEGAEVVVRTNLTPDELKEAIADADALVVRSQTRVTGDVIERAKKLKVIGRAGVGVDNIDLEAATRRGILVINAPDGNTIAAAEHTFAMMISLARHIPAAHRDLLQGNWNRKKWIGVELRGKTLAVLGMGRIGTEVAKRAKAFGMTVLGYDPFLTEERAQSLGVKRCDLDTAIREADFITVHTPLTKETHHMIDAGRIAQMKEGVRIINCARGGIIDEMALAEALETGRVTGAAIDVFEQEPLPMDHPLRRCPNVVLTPHLGASTVEAQENVAIQVAEEIVQVLRDDTFEHAVNLPSLSQRQKERLAPYLALAEQLGLFAAQLAQGAPSSMTVRYAGDASDPDGGYLTRTVLKGFFSFQYDGEVNYVNALRYAEDAGLRVQEVRESRGRVYTNEVEISVATDNGTHRVTGTVLGEYGPRIVELDGYPIDTPIEGILIYTRHEDRPGMIGRIGTLLGDRDINIAGMQVGRRETGGEAVMLLSVDKRVPQDVIDEIAKHPGIRLVRAIEL; translated from the coding sequence ATGGCGACCAAGATCTTGGTGACGGACGACATCTCCCAGGCGGGCATCGACATCCTCTCCGGCCTCGAGGGCGCGGAGGTCGTCGTCAGGACGAACCTCACCCCGGACGAGCTGAAGGAGGCCATTGCCGACGCGGACGCCCTCGTGGTGCGTTCGCAGACGCGCGTGACGGGGGACGTGATCGAGCGTGCGAAAAAGCTCAAGGTCATCGGCCGCGCGGGCGTCGGCGTCGACAACATCGACCTCGAGGCGGCCACCCGCCGTGGCATCCTGGTCATCAACGCCCCAGATGGCAACACCATTGCGGCGGCGGAGCACACCTTCGCGATGATGATCAGCCTTGCGCGGCACATCCCCGCGGCCCATCGGGATCTCCTCCAGGGCAACTGGAACCGCAAGAAGTGGATTGGCGTCGAGCTTCGCGGCAAGACGCTGGCCGTGCTCGGCATGGGCCGCATTGGCACCGAGGTCGCGAAGCGCGCGAAGGCGTTCGGCATGACCGTCCTCGGGTATGATCCGTTCCTCACGGAGGAGCGCGCGCAGAGCCTCGGCGTGAAACGGTGCGATCTCGACACCGCCATTCGCGAGGCCGACTTCATCACCGTGCACACGCCGCTCACGAAAGAGACGCACCACATGATTGATGCAGGCCGGATCGCCCAGATGAAGGAGGGCGTGCGGATCATCAACTGCGCGCGCGGCGGCATCATCGACGAGATGGCGCTCGCGGAGGCGCTCGAAACAGGGCGCGTGACGGGCGCGGCCATCGACGTGTTTGAGCAGGAGCCGCTGCCGATGGATCACCCGCTTCGCCGCTGCCCGAACGTCGTGTTGACGCCGCACCTCGGCGCGTCGACGGTGGAGGCGCAGGAGAACGTGGCGATTCAGGTGGCGGAGGAAATCGTGCAGGTGCTTCGCGACGACACCTTCGAGCACGCGGTGAACCTGCCGAGCTTGAGCCAGCGCCAGAAGGAGCGGCTCGCACCGTACCTCGCCCTCGCGGAGCAACTGGGACTTTTTGCGGCGCAGCTCGCGCAGGGCGCGCCTTCGAGCATGACCGTGCGCTACGCCGGCGACGCTTCCGATCCGGACGGCGGCTACCTCACCCGCACCGTGTTGAAAGGCTTCTTCAGTTTCCAGTACGACGGCGAGGTCAACTACGTCAACGCGCTGCGGTACGCGGAAGACGCGGGCCTGCGCGTGCAGGAGGTGCGCGAGTCGCGCGGCCGGGTGTACACGAACGAGGTGGAGATCTCGGTCGCGACGGACAACGGCACCCACCGCGTCACGGGCACGGTCCTCGGGGAGTATGGGCCGCGCATTGTCGAGCTCGACGGGTATCCCATTGACACGCCCATCGAAGGCATTCTCATTTACACGCGGCACGAGGACCGGCCCGGCATGATCGGCCGCATCGGCACGCTCTTGGGCGATCGCGACATCAACATCGCGGGCATGCAGGTGGGCCGGCGGGAGACGGGCGGAGAAGCGGTGATGCTCCTGTCGGTCGACAAGCGCGTGCCCCAGGACGTGATCGACGAGATCGCGAAGCATCCCGGCATTCGGCTGGTCAGGGCCATCGAACTGTGA
- a CDS encoding argininosuccinate synthase, with protein sequence MAEKLVLAYSGGLDTSVSIPWIRDHYGYDVIAMCVDVGEGKDLDATQAKAIQVGAIKSYKIDAKAQFAESFILPALKANALYEGKYPLASALSRPLISKLLVEVAEREGAVAVAHGCTGKGNDQVRFEVSIHALNPNLKVIAPVREWGFTRDEEIRYAKEHGVPIPVDLDNPYSIDANLWGRAIECGVLEDPWQEAPEGAFLWTVSPEKAPDEPEEIVISFEQGKPVALNGEPLPLVDLIHRVNEIAGRHGVGRIDHVENRLVGIKSREVYESPAGKVLIMAHQELEHLTLTREVLQYKMGLELEYAKLIYNGLWYSPLKAAFDAFIDETQKYVTGDVRVKLYKGHAQATGRKSPYSLYRHDLATYETGDKFDHGAAVGFIRLYGLPTTVYATLHAGEEKPTNLGDDAYSVLGDEVEAKA encoded by the coding sequence ATGGCAGAAAAGCTCGTGCTCGCCTACTCGGGCGGACTGGATACCTCGGTCTCCATCCCGTGGATTCGGGATCACTACGGCTATGACGTGATTGCGATGTGCGTGGACGTCGGCGAAGGCAAAGATCTGGACGCCACGCAGGCGAAGGCCATTCAGGTGGGCGCAATCAAATCGTACAAGATTGATGCGAAGGCGCAGTTTGCGGAGTCCTTCATTCTGCCGGCGCTCAAGGCAAACGCCCTATACGAGGGCAAGTACCCGCTCGCCTCGGCCTTGTCGCGCCCTCTGATTTCGAAGCTGCTCGTGGAGGTGGCCGAACGCGAAGGCGCGGTGGCGGTTGCGCACGGCTGCACGGGCAAGGGGAACGATCAGGTCCGATTCGAGGTGTCCATCCACGCGCTGAATCCGAACCTGAAGGTGATTGCGCCGGTGCGCGAGTGGGGGTTCACGCGGGACGAGGAAATCCGCTATGCGAAGGAGCACGGCGTCCCCATCCCGGTCGATCTCGACAATCCCTACAGCATCGACGCGAACCTCTGGGGCCGCGCGATTGAGTGCGGCGTGCTCGAAGATCCGTGGCAGGAGGCGCCGGAGGGCGCGTTTTTGTGGACCGTCTCGCCGGAAAAGGCGCCTGACGAGCCCGAGGAAATCGTGATCTCGTTCGAGCAGGGCAAGCCGGTGGCCTTAAACGGCGAGCCGCTTCCGCTCGTCGACCTGATTCACCGGGTGAACGAGATCGCCGGGCGGCACGGCGTCGGCCGGATCGATCACGTCGAAAACCGGCTCGTCGGCATCAAGTCGCGCGAGGTGTACGAGTCGCCCGCGGGCAAGGTGCTCATCATGGCGCACCAGGAGCTGGAGCACCTCACGCTGACCAGGGAAGTGCTGCAGTACAAGATGGGGCTCGAGCTCGAGTACGCGAAGCTCATCTACAACGGGCTCTGGTACTCGCCGCTCAAAGCGGCCTTCGACGCGTTCATCGACGAGACGCAAAAATACGTGACGGGCGATGTGCGCGTGAAGCTGTACAAGGGCCACGCGCAGGCGACGGGCCGCAAGTCGCCGTATTCGCTCTACCGGCACGATCTCGCCACGTACGAGACGGGCGACAAGTTCGATCACGGCGCGGCGGTCGGGTTCATCCGCCTGTACGGGCTGCCGACGACGGTGTACGCCACGCTGCATGCGGGCGAGGAAAAGCCGACGAACCTGGGCGATGACGCCTACTCCGTGCTCGGCGACGAGGTGGAGGCCAAGGCATGA